Proteins found in one Oncorhynchus gorbuscha isolate QuinsamMale2020 ecotype Even-year linkage group LG15, OgorEven_v1.0, whole genome shotgun sequence genomic segment:
- the LOC123997016 gene encoding transcription and mRNA export factor ENY2-2 — protein sequence MSKDSKMRATINQKLTEMGERERLKELLRAKLTECGWRDQLKAHCKDVIKEKGLEHVTVEDLVVEITPKGRVLVPDSVKKELLQRIRAFLAQHAT from the exons ATGAGCAAAGATTCCAAGATGAGAGCAACAATTAATCAGAAGTTAACTGAGATGGGTGAACGAGAGCG ATTGAAGGAGTTGCTCAGAGCTAAACTCACTGAATGTGGATGGAGGGATCAGCTGAAAGCTCATTGCAAAG ATGTCATCAAAGAAAAGGGCTTGGAGCATGTGACTGTCGAGGACCTTGTGGTAGAAATCACCCCTAAAGGAAGAG TTCTGGTGCCTGACAGCGTGAAGAAGgagctgctgcagaggataagagcCTTCCTAGCTCAGCATGCCACATAA